A window of Patescibacteria group bacterium contains these coding sequences:
- a CDS encoding glutamate--tRNA ligase, translated as MPIIVTRFPPSPTGYLHVGGLRTALYNWLFARKHGGKFVLRIEDTDRERLVPGAVEALIKTMAAVGLDYDEGPVLDASGKVVEKGQNGPYIQSERKAIHDDHARILVEKGVAYRCFCSKDRLDSLRKQQELAKLTTKYDRHCLSLSKEEVEQKMSASEPFVIRLKIPEGTTVIDDAIRGRIEIDNREVDDQVLVKSDGFPTYHLANVVDDHMMGVTHVIRGEEWISSVPKHVMLYKAFGWTVPTFAHLPLILNADRSKLSKRQGDVAVEDYLAKGYLPQALLNFVALIGFNPSGEQELYSIEELKAGFELEKVNSSGGVFNPEKLDWMNGQYIRRKSPEELMALCLPFLIAAGKGTDANTLLKICAVERNRLVTLAGIVDAVESFAKLPAYDPGMLVWKKADQADALINLTAARTLIESLPESEFSSVALIETAVKRYIADKGLSNGNMLWPMRVALSGRSASPSPFEYAWVLGKAETLQRLKKAIDLLSA; from the coding sequence ATGCCGATCATCGTCACCCGCTTTCCGCCGTCGCCCACCGGCTACCTGCATGTCGGCGGCTTGCGCACGGCGCTCTATAACTGGCTGTTTGCCCGCAAACATGGCGGGAAGTTCGTCCTGCGCATCGAAGACACGGACCGCGAACGCCTTGTTCCTGGCGCGGTCGAGGCCCTTATCAAGACGATGGCCGCCGTAGGATTGGATTATGACGAAGGTCCGGTACTCGATGCGTCCGGGAAGGTGGTCGAGAAGGGACAAAACGGGCCGTATATCCAGAGCGAGCGCAAGGCGATTCACGATGACCATGCCCGGATCCTGGTCGAAAAGGGGGTCGCCTACCGCTGCTTTTGCTCGAAGGACCGTCTGGATTCGCTACGCAAGCAGCAGGAGCTCGCAAAACTCACCACGAAGTACGATCGGCATTGCCTCTCCCTGTCGAAGGAAGAGGTTGAGCAAAAGATGTCTGCAAGCGAACCGTTCGTGATCCGTCTGAAAATCCCCGAAGGGACGACAGTCATCGACGATGCCATCCGCGGCCGTATCGAGATCGATAACAGGGAAGTGGACGACCAAGTGCTCGTGAAGAGCGACGGATTTCCCACGTATCATCTCGCCAACGTCGTGGATGACCACATGATGGGCGTCACGCATGTGATCCGTGGCGAGGAATGGATTTCAAGCGTGCCCAAGCATGTGATGCTTTACAAGGCGTTCGGCTGGACAGTGCCGACGTTCGCGCATCTCCCGCTCATCCTGAACGCTGACCGATCAAAACTTTCAAAGCGACAGGGCGACGTCGCGGTCGAGGACTATCTTGCGAAGGGTTATTTGCCGCAAGCGCTCCTGAATTTTGTGGCGCTCATCGGGTTCAACCCGAGCGGCGAACAAGAATTGTATTCAATCGAGGAACTCAAGGCGGGGTTTGAACTGGAGAAGGTCAATTCGTCAGGAGGCGTCTTCAATCCCGAAAAGCTGGACTGGATGAATGGCCAATACATCCGTCGCAAGTCGCCGGAGGAACTCATGGCGCTTTGCCTGCCTTTCCTGATCGCCGCAGGGAAGGGGACTGATGCGAACACCCTCCTCAAGATCTGCGCGGTCGAGCGTAATCGACTCGTGACGCTCGCCGGGATTGTCGACGCCGTCGAATCTTTTGCGAAGCTTCCGGCGTATGACCCGGGAATGCTCGTCTGGAAGAAGGCGGATCAGGCCGACGCTTTGATAAACCTGACCGCGGCGCGAACGCTCATCGAATCGCTTCCCGAATCCGAGTTCTCTTCCGTCGCGTTGATAGAAACGGCCGTAAAGCGGTATATTGCGGATAAAGGATTGTCGAACGGCAACATGCTCTGGCCCATGCGCGTGGCCCTGAGCGGCCGCAGCGCGTCGCCAAGCCCGTTTGAGTACGCCTGGGTGCTTGGGAAGGCGGAAACGCTCCAGCGTCTGAAAAAAGCCATTGACCTACTTTCCGCATGA
- a CDS encoding glycosyltransferase, which produces MSGMRWFGIDLLRLSVKDPKGDLLRLLDGDHPSQAVTLNPEMALAARTERSLGDLISRSAIILADGAGVQWAASWLLGHSVTRMTGVDALEALLSAASERRLKVVFLGGGPQEGERAAQAALRRFPGADVISLDPGQVIRDADGAWRQPADLVERVQAFAPAVLAVAFGHGKQERWIADHLSKLPSVRVAIGVGGTFAFLSGRIRRAPAWMRRLGMEWAWRLIQEPRRIGRILRAVVVFPVLVIWDRILWRERPSGP; this is translated from the coding sequence ATGTCGGGCATGAGATGGTTCGGCATCGACCTCTTACGGCTATCCGTCAAGGATCCCAAAGGCGACTTGCTCCGCCTTCTTGATGGCGACCACCCATCGCAGGCGGTGACGCTCAACCCGGAAATGGCGCTTGCGGCGCGGACCGAACGGTCACTAGGCGACCTTATCAGCCGCTCCGCGATCATCCTTGCCGATGGGGCAGGGGTGCAGTGGGCGGCCTCCTGGCTTCTGGGTCACTCCGTGACCCGGATGACCGGCGTGGACGCGCTTGAGGCCCTATTGTCGGCCGCATCGGAGCGCCGGCTCAAAGTGGTGTTCCTCGGGGGCGGTCCTCAAGAGGGTGAACGCGCGGCCCAGGCGGCCCTTCGACGGTTTCCTGGCGCAGATGTCATATCCCTCGACCCCGGACAGGTCATCCGGGATGCGGACGGGGCCTGGCGACAACCGGCTGATCTCGTCGAACGGGTGCAGGCATTCGCGCCTGCCGTCCTCGCCGTGGCGTTCGGCCACGGGAAGCAAGAGCGATGGATTGCGGATCACCTGTCGAAGCTGCCCTCCGTCCGAGTCGCGATCGGAGTCGGCGGCACGTTCGCGTTCCTTTCAGGACGCATCCGACGAGCTCCGGCCTGGATGCGTCGCCTGGGCATGGAATGGGCATGGCGGCTCATCCAGGAACCGCGTCGGATCGGTCGGATTTTGCGTGCCGTCGTCGTCTTCCCGGTCCTCGTGATTTGGGATAGGATTCTCTGGCGTGAAAGGCCCTCAGGCCCCTAG
- the clpB gene encoding ATP-dependent chaperone ClpB, with protein sequence MLPNNFTLKSQEALQAAHRIAVENGQQALEPLHVLAALLAQDDGVVPAIVNKVAGDRAALRAHVDDAIDALPKSKGQRMQANGQPQVFLTPETAECLSGAANKAKQFKDEFISTEHLLLGLMTSKSAGPLLAQAGISEEGVMRALKDIRGSQRVDSAEPEAKYQALKKYSRNLTDAARAGELDPIIGRDAEIRRVMQVLCRRTKNNPVLIGEAGVGKTAVVEGLAQRIVSGDVPELLKDKEVVSLDIGSMVAGTKYRGEFEDRLKAVTKEIEESGGKIVLFIDELHTLVGAGTTEGGSLDASNLLKPALARGKLRAIGATTTKEYQRHIEKDPALERRFQPVAVDEPSVEDTIAILRGIKEKYEIHHGIRVSDPAIVSAATLSDRYITDRRLPDKAIDLIDEAGSALRMQIDSMPEELDVVKRDLMRLEIERKALEKEEDKESKARLSEIERQIADIREKADALEGRWRNEKDKIGEMRTVKEELESLKLAADAAERKGALDVVAAIRYGQIPDAERRLKLAEDQLHALQAERGMLKQTVTEEEVASVVSRWTHVPVSKMLESELTKLARMEEELRKRVVGQEEAVTAVANALRRSRAGIAEENRPIGSFIFLGPTGVGKTELARALAAFMFNDESALVRLDMSEYMERHAASKIIGSPPGYVGYDEGGQLTEIVRRRPYCVILFDEIEKAHPDTFNLLLQILDDGHLTDSKGRKVNFKNTVIIMTSNLGSDLILNAGKEGGAIGFADERPADGGDSAEVKERVMALLKDSFRPEFLNRVDEIIMFHSLAEEEIGQIVELQLARVFDRLKKQRDIALTVSPAARKLLAAKGYDPSYGARPLKRVIQSLILDPLSLMLIKGEVAEGANLTIGAKNDEIAIKKE encoded by the coding sequence ATGCTTCCCAATAATTTCACCCTCAAGTCCCAAGAAGCGCTCCAGGCCGCCCACCGCATCGCGGTGGAAAACGGGCAGCAGGCTCTCGAACCGCTCCATGTCCTTGCGGCATTGCTCGCGCAGGACGACGGCGTGGTCCCGGCGATCGTCAATAAGGTGGCCGGAGACCGGGCGGCGCTGCGTGCCCACGTGGATGATGCGATCGATGCCCTGCCGAAATCCAAGGGGCAGCGCATGCAGGCGAACGGGCAGCCCCAGGTATTCCTCACCCCGGAAACGGCCGAATGCCTGTCAGGCGCCGCGAACAAGGCAAAGCAATTCAAGGACGAGTTCATTTCCACCGAACATCTCCTGCTCGGCCTGATGACGTCGAAGAGCGCCGGTCCCCTTCTCGCCCAAGCGGGGATTTCGGAGGAAGGCGTGATGCGCGCGCTCAAGGACATCCGCGGGAGCCAGCGGGTCGATTCGGCGGAGCCTGAAGCCAAATACCAGGCGCTCAAGAAATACAGCCGCAACCTCACCGATGCCGCGCGCGCCGGCGAGCTTGATCCCATCATCGGCCGCGACGCGGAAATCCGCCGCGTGATGCAGGTGCTGTGCCGGCGCACCAAGAACAACCCGGTACTCATCGGCGAAGCGGGCGTCGGCAAGACGGCCGTCGTGGAGGGCCTCGCGCAGCGCATCGTAAGCGGCGACGTGCCGGAGCTCCTGAAGGACAAGGAGGTGGTGTCGCTCGACATCGGTTCCATGGTGGCCGGGACGAAATACCGCGGCGAGTTCGAGGACCGCCTCAAGGCGGTCACGAAGGAGATCGAGGAGAGCGGCGGGAAGATCGTGCTGTTCATCGACGAGCTGCACACGCTGGTTGGCGCCGGTACGACCGAGGGCGGCAGCCTCGACGCGAGCAACCTACTCAAGCCGGCGCTCGCCCGCGGCAAGCTGCGCGCGATCGGCGCGACGACCACGAAGGAATACCAGCGCCATATCGAGAAGGACCCGGCGCTCGAACGGCGCTTCCAGCCGGTGGCCGTCGACGAGCCCTCGGTGGAAGATACGATCGCCATCCTGCGCGGCATCAAGGAAAAATACGAGATCCACCACGGCATCCGCGTGAGCGACCCTGCCATCGTGTCCGCGGCCACGCTTTCGGACCGCTACATCACCGACCGCCGCCTTCCGGACAAGGCGATCGACCTCATCGACGAGGCAGGCTCGGCGCTGCGCATGCAGATCGATTCCATGCCCGAGGAGCTCGACGTGGTGAAGCGCGACCTGATGCGCCTGGAAATCGAACGCAAGGCGCTTGAGAAGGAAGAAGACAAGGAATCCAAGGCGCGTCTGTCCGAAATCGAACGCCAGATCGCGGACATCCGTGAGAAGGCTGACGCGCTTGAGGGCCGTTGGAGGAACGAGAAGGATAAGATCGGCGAGATGCGCACGGTCAAGGAAGAACTCGAGTCCTTGAAGCTCGCGGCCGATGCGGCTGAACGCAAGGGGGCTCTCGATGTGGTGGCTGCCATCCGCTACGGCCAGATCCCCGACGCGGAGCGCCGCCTGAAGCTGGCCGAGGACCAGCTGCACGCGCTCCAGGCCGAACGCGGCATGCTCAAGCAGACGGTCACGGAGGAGGAGGTCGCGTCCGTCGTGTCGCGCTGGACGCACGTGCCCGTGTCCAAGATGCTCGAATCCGAGCTTACCAAGCTGGCGCGCATGGAGGAGGAGCTGCGCAAGCGCGTGGTCGGCCAAGAAGAAGCCGTCACCGCGGTCGCGAATGCCCTGCGCCGCTCCCGGGCCGGCATCGCCGAGGAGAACCGCCCGATCGGCAGCTTCATTTTCCTGGGTCCGACCGGGGTGGGAAAGACGGAATTGGCCCGTGCGCTCGCCGCGTTCATGTTCAACGACGAGTCCGCTCTCGTGCGTCTCGACATGTCCGAGTACATGGAGCGCCATGCCGCGAGCAAGATCATCGGTTCCCCGCCCGGATACGTCGGGTACGACGAAGGCGGCCAGCTCACCGAAATCGTCCGCCGGCGCCCCTACTGCGTGATCCTGTTCGACGAGATCGAAAAGGCGCACCCGGACACCTTCAACCTGCTCCTGCAGATCCTCGATGACGGGCATCTCACCGATTCCAAGGGTCGCAAGGTGAACTTCAAGAACACCGTGATCATCATGACCAGCAACCTGGGGTCCGACCTGATCCTGAACGCGGGCAAGGAAGGCGGCGCCATAGGGTTCGCGGACGAACGTCCGGCGGACGGCGGTGATTCGGCCGAGGTCAAGGAACGGGTCATGGCGCTCCTCAAGGATTCCTTCCGTCCGGAATTCTTGAACCGCGTGGACGAGATCATCATGTTCCATTCCCTCGCTGAGGAGGAAATCGGGCAGATCGTGGAGCTGCAGCTCGCCCGCGTGTTCGACCGGCTAAAGAAGCAGCGGGATATCGCCCTGACCGTGTCCCCGGCCGCCAGAAAGCTGCTGGCAGCCAAAGGCTACGACCCGTCGTATGGCGCCCGGCCCCTCAAACGGGTCATCCAGAGCCTTATTCTCGACCCGCTTTCGCTCATGCTCATCAAAGGCGAGGTGGCCGAAGGAGCGAACCTCACGATCGGGGCGAAAAACGACGAGATTGCCATCAAGAAGGAATAG
- the amrB gene encoding AmmeMemoRadiSam system protein B → MICFAAFTPHTPLLLPTIGRDALEHMKATKGAMDRLAEDLYLAMPDTVIVLSSHSVQFEKAFSLNLHDEYAADMSEFGDLTVHRTFKPDLGFIDALQRAVRRQGIPLALNSSGRLDHGTSVPLLTLAERIGRVRIVPVSYSGLGPKEHFAFGRALKEVIMHSPRRIALVASGDLSHCLTSDAPSGYRREGAVFDELARQAVEGVSSAKLLSASSELIAAASECAYRPLLMLFGALDHMNVRPEILSYEAPFGVGYMVAEFHLS, encoded by the coding sequence ATGATCTGCTTCGCGGCCTTCACCCCGCACACCCCCCTGCTGCTCCCGACCATCGGCCGCGACGCCCTTGAACACATGAAGGCTACAAAGGGGGCGATGGACCGATTAGCCGAGGATCTCTACCTCGCCATGCCGGATACGGTGATCGTCCTTTCCTCCCACAGCGTGCAATTTGAAAAGGCGTTCTCCCTGAACCTCCACGACGAGTACGCCGCGGACATGAGCGAGTTCGGCGACCTCACCGTGCACCGCACGTTCAAGCCGGACCTGGGATTCATCGACGCCCTCCAGCGCGCGGTCCGCCGGCAAGGGATCCCGCTCGCGCTCAACTCCTCCGGAAGGCTCGACCACGGGACGAGCGTCCCGCTCCTCACGCTGGCCGAACGCATCGGGCGCGTCCGCATCGTCCCCGTCTCCTATTCGGGACTCGGGCCGAAGGAACATTTCGCCTTCGGCCGCGCGCTCAAGGAGGTGATCATGCATTCGCCCCGGCGCATCGCGCTCGTCGCCTCCGGGGACCTCTCGCATTGCCTCACGAGCGACGCGCCGTCGGGGTATCGGCGGGAAGGCGCCGTGTTCGACGAGCTCGCCCGCCAGGCCGTGGAGGGGGTCTCGTCGGCCAAGCTCCTGTCCGCATCATCCGAGCTCATCGCCGCGGCGAGCGAATGCGCGTATCGGCCGCTGCTCATGCTGTTTGGCGCGCTCGACCACATGAACGTCCGTCCCGAGATCTTGAGCTACGAAGCGCCGTTTGGCGTGGGGTACATGGTGGCGGAATTCCATCTTTCCTAA
- the def gene encoding peptide deformylase, with the protein MTRLAVLRSPAPTLREPSVEVPVSAIKTPRMEKLVADMVETMKLENGVGIAAPQVGVNERVIIVETGAGPEAFVNPVITRRSLRKADSEEGCLSVPGVYGIVKRHKGIRVEALNANGEKIALDVKGFPAIIFQHEIDHLDGILFVDRVERYTQAPKL; encoded by the coding sequence ATGACCCGTTTGGCCGTCCTCCGATCGCCCGCTCCGACCCTCCGCGAGCCCTCCGTCGAGGTGCCGGTTTCGGCGATCAAGACGCCGCGCATGGAGAAACTGGTCGCCGACATGGTAGAGACGATGAAGCTTGAGAACGGCGTCGGCATCGCGGCCCCGCAGGTGGGCGTGAACGAACGGGTCATCATCGTGGAAACCGGCGCCGGGCCGGAGGCGTTCGTGAACCCGGTCATCACCCGCCGTTCGCTGCGCAAGGCGGACAGCGAGGAAGGATGCCTGTCGGTGCCGGGCGTGTACGGGATCGTGAAGCGCCACAAGGGCATCCGCGTCGAGGCCCTCAACGCGAACGGGGAAAAGATCGCCTTGGACGTTAAGGGCTTCCCGGCCATCATCTTCCAGCATGAGATCGACCATCTCGACGGCATCCTGTTCGTCGACCGCGTCGAGCGGTATACCCAGGCGCCAAAGCTGTGA
- a CDS encoding methionyl-tRNA formyltransferase, whose translation MKIVFFGSPELAVPFLAALKADPAFEVVAAVTQPDKPSGRGKTMSAAPVKETATRLGIPVLPFVSLRKDPAAAEALRALGADLFVVVAYGKLIPKGILELPRLGCVNVHPSLLPKHRGPSPMQYALAQGDPTTGISIMSLDEGMDTGPILAFESIGVDDVETLPSLSAKVMRLGPPLLVSTLKRLAKGEIVPMPQHDAKATVTKLLEREDGHLDWAKPVAEVERLVRAYLGWPGTFAVWTRNGSPLRLKVLSARPTDLRADFPPGTVRVADGRLLVEAADGTLEILALQPEGKAAMTAAQFLSGYSDINGAVLA comes from the coding sequence GTGAAAATCGTCTTTTTCGGTTCCCCTGAACTCGCCGTCCCGTTCCTTGCGGCGCTCAAGGCCGATCCTGCCTTCGAGGTCGTCGCGGCAGTCACGCAGCCTGATAAGCCTTCCGGTCGCGGCAAGACGATGAGCGCTGCGCCCGTCAAGGAGACGGCGACGCGCCTGGGAATCCCGGTCTTGCCGTTCGTCTCGCTCAGGAAGGACCCGGCGGCCGCGGAAGCGCTCAGGGCGCTCGGCGCCGACCTGTTCGTCGTCGTCGCGTACGGGAAGCTCATCCCGAAAGGGATCCTCGAGCTTCCGCGTCTTGGCTGCGTAAACGTGCATCCGTCGCTCCTCCCCAAGCACCGCGGACCGAGCCCTATGCAATACGCGCTCGCGCAGGGCGACCCGACGACCGGCATTTCCATCATGTCGCTCGACGAAGGGATGGACACCGGACCGATCCTCGCCTTCGAGTCGATCGGCGTGGATGACGTGGAGACGCTCCCTTCCCTGTCCGCGAAGGTGATGCGCCTGGGCCCGCCCTTGCTCGTCTCGACCCTCAAGCGCCTTGCCAAGGGCGAGATCGTCCCGATGCCGCAACATGACGCGAAGGCCACGGTCACGAAATTGCTCGAGCGCGAGGACGGGCATCTTGATTGGGCCAAGCCCGTCGCAGAGGTCGAACGCCTTGTGCGTGCCTACCTTGGCTGGCCGGGCACCTTCGCCGTCTGGACGCGAAACGGGTCGCCGCTGCGCCTGAAGGTCCTTTCGGCGCGACCGACCGACCTGCGCGCGGATTTCCCGCCCGGGACCGTACGGGTTGCGGACGGACGGCTCTTGGTGGAAGCCGCGGACGGGACGCTTGAGATCCTTGCCCTGCAGCCCGAAGGAAAAGCGGCCATGACGGCCGCCCAGTTCCTTTCCGGCTACTCGGACATCAACGGCGCCGTGCTCGCTTGA
- a CDS encoding glycosyltransferase family 2 protein: MSRGNGSGGLLRRFGNISRRRRSSLRSMDFVRRKTTPYHLPPTPYPLRTRMVSIITVNFKTKKYLARMLESLFAHLACDAEVFVVENGSGDDLSDLQARFPNARFIVSQKNLGFAGGCNLAIAQAKGDYVLLVNPDVVFDSDAACEIMKRMDADPEVGIGGISLKNEDGSQQACVWRFPRPLDQLLMLLKVPHLFPNIGPIRRWRMLDFDYGRTQDVDQVMGAFFCIRRKLLDGIGLLDDGFFMWYEEVDFAKRAADAGWKTRYYADVSARHARGSSFLTIATIRKQSMVLRSLRRYARKHWHWPV, encoded by the coding sequence ATGTCCCGTGGGAACGGCTCGGGTGGGCTCCTGCGCCGATTCGGAAATATCTCGAGGCGAAGGCGGTCATCGTTGAGAAGCATGGACTTCGTGCGTAGAAAAACTACCCCCTACCACCTACCACCTACCCCCTACCCCCTACGCACTCGCATGGTCTCCATCATCACCGTAAATTTCAAGACGAAGAAGTATCTCGCGCGCATGCTCGAGAGCCTGTTCGCGCACCTCGCATGCGACGCCGAGGTGTTCGTGGTGGAGAACGGTTCGGGTGACGACCTCTCCGACCTGCAGGCGAGGTTCCCGAACGCGAGGTTCATCGTTTCGCAGAAAAACCTCGGGTTTGCCGGAGGATGCAACCTCGCCATCGCGCAGGCGAAGGGGGATTACGTCTTGCTCGTGAATCCGGATGTCGTCTTCGATTCCGACGCCGCCTGCGAAATCATGAAGCGCATGGACGCGGATCCGGAGGTAGGCATCGGCGGCATCAGCCTCAAGAACGAGGACGGGAGCCAGCAGGCGTGCGTGTGGCGGTTCCCGCGGCCGCTCGACCAGCTGCTGATGCTCCTCAAGGTGCCGCATCTGTTCCCGAACATCGGACCCATCCGTCGGTGGCGGATGTTGGATTTCGATTATGGCAGGACGCAGGACGTGGACCAGGTGATGGGAGCGTTCTTCTGCATCCGCCGCAAGCTCCTCGACGGGATTGGCCTGCTCGATGACGGGTTCTTCATGTGGTACGAAGAGGTGGATTTTGCGAAGCGCGCGGCGGACGCCGGCTGGAAGACAAGGTATTATGCCGACGTGTCCGCCCGGCACGCGCGCGGCAGCAGCTTCCTCACGATCGCGACCATCAGGAAGCAGTCGATGGTGTTGAGGAGCTTGCGCCGGTACGCCCGTAAGCATTGGCACTGGCCCGTATGA
- a CDS encoding glycosyltransferase family 2 protein has translation MSRISIIIPTYQHAETIGFCLDSVLAQTRKPDEIIVVDDGSTDKTQAALEPYLLRGVRVIKTENRGSNPARNTGFAASTGDLVIFCDADVWMRPEMLQRLASALDDRPGASYAYSAFRFGWKRMPSYPFDAPLLRRMNYIHTTALVRREHFPGFDEAIRRFQDWDVWLTMLEDGHVGTYVPEELFSILDMSGRAGISQWFPSILLHVPWERLGWAPAPIRKYLEAKAVIVEKHGLRA, from the coding sequence ATGAGCCGAATCTCCATCATCATCCCTACCTATCAGCATGCGGAAACCATCGGCTTCTGCCTTGATTCGGTGTTGGCACAGACGCGCAAGCCGGATGAGATCATCGTGGTGGACGACGGCAGCACCGATAAGACCCAAGCCGCGCTCGAGCCATACCTCCTGCGCGGGGTGCGGGTGATCAAGACGGAGAATCGCGGAAGCAATCCGGCCCGCAATACTGGATTCGCGGCATCCACGGGCGACCTGGTCATCTTTTGCGATGCGGACGTATGGATGAGGCCCGAGATGCTTCAACGTCTCGCGTCCGCGCTCGATGACCGGCCGGGCGCGTCTTACGCCTATAGCGCGTTCCGGTTCGGATGGAAACGGATGCCGAGCTACCCGTTCGACGCGCCGCTCTTGCGGCGCATGAATTACATCCACACGACGGCTCTTGTCCGTCGTGAGCATTTTCCGGGATTCGACGAGGCGATCCGCCGGTTCCAGGATTGGGACGTGTGGCTCACGATGCTCGAGGACGGCCATGTGGGGACGTACGTGCCCGAGGAGCTGTTCTCGATCCTGGACATGAGCGGGCGTGCGGGAATCAGCCAGTGGTTCCCGTCGATCCTGCTCCATGTCCCGTGGGAACGGCTCGGGTGGGCTCCTGCGCCGATTCGGAAATATCTCGAGGCGAAGGCGGTCATCGTTGAGAAGCATGGACTTCGTGCGTAG
- a CDS encoding glycosyltransferase family 1 protein produces MPRLLLLTLDFPPTRGGVARYLDALASHFRDTITVVAPREAGARAFDASCGYPVVRRTLIRRWTNPRWFPAVWQLIARKGSYDVAVVSHVLPIGTAAMIAKAFTDKPYAVIVHGMDLALAARNPWKRWLARCVLRGAKLVVANSRATEREARETFEAENVVVAYPPLRGTDLPMPLLAKEGIAGLRLLTVSRLVSRKGHRRVLDAIKALRDAGRGDVVSAYRIVGAGPMEGELRRAARELGLDNVVTFLKEVSDEELGQLYEWADLFVMPTSGEGADREGFGMVYLEAARHGVPSIASRLPGVDEAVLDGKTGVLVPDGDVAALADAIARLKADTKCRHDLGSAARERAMRDFTPDQCFQPLKSLFDSF; encoded by the coding sequence ATGCCCCGGCTCCTGCTGTTGACGCTTGATTTCCCGCCAACGCGTGGCGGCGTCGCGCGGTATCTCGACGCGCTCGCTTCGCATTTCCGCGATACGATCACGGTGGTCGCGCCGAGAGAGGCGGGGGCGCGGGCGTTCGATGCCTCGTGCGGGTACCCCGTGGTCCGCAGGACGCTGATCCGGCGCTGGACGAACCCCCGTTGGTTCCCGGCAGTGTGGCAACTCATCGCGCGGAAGGGGTCGTACGATGTGGCCGTGGTGAGCCACGTGCTGCCGATCGGCACGGCGGCGATGATCGCCAAGGCGTTTACGGACAAGCCGTACGCGGTGATCGTGCATGGGATGGACCTGGCTCTGGCCGCGCGCAACCCATGGAAACGCTGGCTCGCTCGCTGCGTGCTTCGAGGCGCGAAGCTCGTCGTCGCGAATTCGCGAGCGACCGAACGCGAGGCGCGCGAGACGTTCGAGGCGGAGAACGTGGTGGTGGCGTACCCGCCCCTTCGCGGCACCGACCTCCCTATGCCCCTCCTTGCCAAGGAGGGGATAGCCGGCCTGCGGCTGCTCACCGTCTCGCGTCTCGTGTCCCGAAAAGGACACCGTCGCGTGCTCGACGCGATCAAGGCGCTTCGGGATGCGGGACGTGGCGACGTCGTGTCCGCGTACCGCATCGTGGGGGCCGGGCCGATGGAAGGGGAGCTGCGACGGGCCGCGCGCGAGCTCGGGCTCGACAACGTCGTGACCTTCCTCAAGGAGGTTTCGGACGAGGAATTAGGGCAACTGTACGAATGGGCTGACCTGTTCGTGATGCCCACGTCGGGCGAAGGGGCCGATCGGGAAGGGTTCGGCATGGTGTATCTCGAGGCCGCGCGCCACGGCGTGCCGAGCATTGCCTCGCGCCTGCCGGGTGTGGACGAGGCCGTGCTCGACGGGAAAACGGGCGTGCTCGTGCCGGACGGGGACGTCGCGGCGCTTGCTGACGCGATTGCCAGGCTGAAGGCCGACACGAAGTGTCGGCACGATTTGGGGTCGGCGGCTCGTGAAAGAGCGATGCGTGATTTCACTCCCGACCAATGTTTTCAGCCTCTTAAAAGCCTGTTTGATTCCTTTTGA